Proteins encoded within one genomic window of Bacteroidales bacterium:
- a CDS encoding carboxypeptidase-like regulatory domain-containing protein: protein MRYCRLLLMTVLLFVSLALSAQRIISGRITDSENGSPIPGASIFFSTTTVGTTTDAEGHYRLKIPGEGAYRLVVSHVGYQPVFKDITPGKTQITIDVAMYTHEMEEVMITTKSNVRNKDIDLFWKTILGKKPSKKDIQAMNPNAVYYYYNPETNKFTVTCRVPLQIVNHETGYHIQFVLKRFMIDYDVDNISWEGEYLFTELEPDNYKQMETWEINRKKIYRTTIGNFIKALYHDNTLEEGFLFVNIQKYSTPVETKTVENKLVFSDGKLYKTHTNKPTASYQYDLIDPDYFILTDSVTGNKSFHILPYQNVMMVSFGRPVTQRDLEKAKSQVPWERIGSYRNNISTPERQVFIYPDGSYRNPIRFTPKFNSYPVTGLNMMLPLDYHPDGESGMMNVFSENQPDEAPETNSLATCLMKVGKQFERQLSLFPQEKIYLQTDKPYYVTGERIWFRAHVMDAATHVPSFSLGSVFVELFDARDSVVSRIKTGPANDLYSGYLHIPEDLPEGDYVIRAYTDGMRDLDEDYFFMKSIRIGGPASRIMHIHPE, encoded by the coding sequence ATGCGATACTGTAGGCTGCTGTTAATGACTGTGTTATTGTTTGTTTCGCTCGCATTATCCGCGCAGCGCATCATCAGCGGTCGCATTACCGATTCCGAAAATGGCAGTCCAATCCCCGGCGCTTCGATTTTTTTTTCCACTACAACCGTGGGAACTACTACCGACGCCGAAGGTCATTACCGGCTCAAAATTCCGGGAGAGGGAGCTTACCGCCTGGTAGTTTCGCATGTGGGATATCAGCCTGTTTTCAAAGATATTACCCCCGGAAAAACACAGATAACGATTGATGTTGCTATGTATACGCACGAGATGGAAGAAGTGATGATAACAACAAAATCCAACGTTCGTAACAAAGATATTGACCTTTTCTGGAAGACCATACTGGGAAAGAAACCATCCAAAAAAGACATTCAGGCAATGAATCCCAATGCGGTTTATTATTACTATAATCCCGAAACGAATAAATTTACTGTTACGTGTCGCGTTCCGTTGCAAATTGTCAATCATGAAACGGGATATCACATACAATTTGTACTTAAGCGTTTCATGATAGACTATGATGTCGATAACATTTCCTGGGAAGGAGAATACTTATTTACCGAACTTGAACCGGATAATTATAAGCAAATGGAAACATGGGAAATCAACAGAAAAAAGATATACAGAACGACTATTGGAAATTTTATTAAGGCATTGTATCATGACAATACATTGGAGGAAGGTTTTTTATTTGTCAATATACAGAAATATTCTACACCAGTCGAAACTAAAACTGTAGAAAACAAATTGGTTTTTAGCGATGGAAAATTATACAAAACTCACACTAATAAGCCCACTGCCTCATATCAATACGATTTGATAGATCCGGATTACTTCATTTTGACTGATTCTGTTACAGGTAATAAGTCATTTCACATATTACCTTATCAGAATGTCATGATGGTTAGTTTTGGCAGGCCGGTAACTCAACGGGATCTGGAAAAAGCGAAAAGCCAGGTGCCATGGGAACGGATTGGCTCATACAGAAATAATATCTCTACTCCTGAGCGTCAGGTGTTCATTTATCCCGACGGTTCTTACCGGAATCCAATACGCTTTACACCCAAGTTTAACTCATATCCGGTTACGGGGCTTAATATGATGTTGCCTTTGGATTATCATCCTGATGGCGAATCCGGAATGATGAACGTTTTTTCAGAAAACCAACCTGATGAAGCGCCGGAAACAAATTCGCTTGCAACGTGTCTTATGAAAGTAGGCAAACAATTCGAGCGTCAATTATCTTTATTTCCCCAGGAAAAGATATATTTACAAACCGACAAGCCTTATTATGTTACGGGTGAACGTATCTGGTTCCGCGCCCACGTTATGGATGCCGCCACACATGTTCCTTCGTTTTCATTAGGCAGCGTGTTTGTAGAATTGTTTGATGCGCGGGATTCGGTAGTCAGCCGTATCAAAACAGGTCCCGCCAACGATTTATACAGCGGATATCTCCATATCCCTGAAGACTTACCTGAAGGGGACTATGTGATACGAGCCTATACAGACGGGATGCGGGACCTGGATGAAGATTATTTTTTCATGAAAAGCATCCGCATAGGCGGTCCGGCGAGTCGCATAATGCATATTCACCCTGAATT
- a CDS encoding 6-bladed beta-propeller: protein MKSTTILALLFYLMVLLIFTRCSHHVEDSVGDVQVIQIDLNKVVESYDMTNIIDTSFSIIPLETNDDCLIGAMDKLEIKANRIYIFDNMSKSIFIFTMDGKFINKINAYGRGPGEYHAISSATVTDSTIIILDISLRKLLEYSLSGKFIREDNKILNKLWAWDIFFYNDLLYYVNDWGIVRAGRYRLFTTPLSLDKMDTYLPFKNAPISLGIKGPRYSIYSDGFSAIYSGVDAIFGLKPDGSIGRKYTVDLMGERVKYKSKIVNKVLEENPKGKIIGIEKIFETDRYLFLELSRLHGVYLLCIYDKQNGVTTLTEGGHLIHDSLGFLFSYFTWMMDDKVIISYDAFNFLEIYKHIWSAHDFPNKNVNNAIRKVASQLKEGDNPVLIISHLK from the coding sequence ATGAAGTCGACAACTATATTAGCACTATTGTTTTATTTAATGGTTTTACTGATTTTCACAAGATGTTCACATCATGTTGAAGACTCCGTAGGAGATGTTCAGGTTATACAGATTGATTTGAATAAGGTAGTGGAAAGTTATGACATGACCAATATTATTGATACCTCATTTTCAATTATTCCATTAGAAACTAACGATGATTGTTTGATTGGGGCGATGGATAAATTGGAAATAAAGGCTAATCGCATCTATATTTTTGATAATATGTCTAAATCCATATTTATTTTTACCATGGATGGTAAATTTATCAACAAAATAAATGCTTATGGTAGAGGTCCAGGAGAATATCATGCAATTAGCTCTGCAACGGTAACCGATTCTACAATCATCATTCTAGATATTTCATTACGCAAGCTATTAGAATACAGTTTATCAGGGAAATTTATCAGAGAAGACAACAAGATACTAAACAAACTATGGGCTTGGGATATATTTTTTTATAATGACCTTCTTTATTATGTGAATGACTGGGGAATAGTACGAGCTGGACGTTACAGATTATTTACGACACCACTTTCTTTGGATAAAATGGATACCTACCTGCCTTTTAAGAATGCACCAATCAGTTTAGGAATTAAGGGACCGAGATATTCGATATATTCTGATGGTTTTTCGGCAATATATTCAGGAGTGGACGCTATATTTGGATTGAAGCCAGATGGTAGTATCGGACGTAAATACACGGTTGATTTGATGGGAGAAAGAGTAAAGTATAAGTCAAAAATTGTTAATAAAGTATTGGAGGAAAACCCAAAAGGAAAAATAATAGGTATTGAAAAAATTTTTGAAACTGATCGATATTTGTTTTTAGAATTATCCAGATTACATGGAGTATATTTGTTATGTATTTATGACAAACAAAATGGAGTAACTACGCTTACTGAAGGGGGGCATCTGATTCATGATTCTTTGGGTTTTTTATTTTCCTATTTTACGTGGATGATGGATGATAAGGTCATCATTAGTTATGATGCATTTAACTTTTTGGAAATATATAAGCATATTTGGTCAGCACACGATTTTCCAAATAAAAATGTAAATAATGCGATAAGAAAGGTCGCTTCACAATTAAAAGAAGGAGATAATCCAGTATTAATCATCAGCCATCTGAAATGA